In Alteromonas sp. V450, the following proteins share a genomic window:
- a CDS encoding molybdenum cofactor guanylyltransferase: MLIGLVLAGGQARRMGEDKALMKYKGNTLINHTSALLEQAGCEQIFISRNTPGFINDVIENGGPLAGLHALMRMLHHRAEKGTIVDVVVMPVDMPLMSPKFLQSMVNYGREHKRPCYVEERFLPFYLPVESSHFSALEQYLVVENRRRVVGFLQRIDALTYQEATASKNDSAQWLNVNTPDDWPNETQ, translated from the coding sequence ATGTTAATTGGGTTGGTCTTGGCCGGCGGCCAAGCGAGAAGAATGGGTGAAGACAAAGCGTTAATGAAATATAAAGGTAATACGCTGATTAATCATACATCCGCGCTTCTTGAACAAGCAGGTTGCGAACAAATTTTCATTAGCCGAAATACGCCGGGCTTTATCAACGATGTAATAGAAAACGGTGGGCCACTTGCTGGCCTGCATGCTTTGATGCGGATGCTTCATCATAGGGCTGAAAAAGGCACAATAGTAGATGTCGTAGTTATGCCTGTTGATATGCCTCTGATGAGCCCCAAATTTTTACAGTCAATGGTCAATTATGGCAGAGAGCACAAACGACCATGTTATGTAGAAGAGCGCTTTCTGCCGTTCTATTTACCCGTCGAGAGCTCTCATTTCTCAGCATTAGAGCAATATCTTGTGGTAGAAAACCGAAGGCGGGTAGTTGGCTTTTTACAACGAATTGATGCACTTACTTATCAAGAAGCAACCGCCAGTAAAAATGACAGTGCGCAATGGCTTAATGTCAACACACCAGATGACTGGCCTAATGAAACGCAATAA
- a CDS encoding GNAT family N-acetyltransferase has protein sequence MVSWQSLTFNELTNHQLFDLLKLRVDVFVVEQNCAYPELDEKDRHPETRHLMGFQDNNLVACARLLGEGVSYPSVSIGRVATSETFRGKGAGKALMREALDHCEALWPGCDIEIGAQEYLKGFYESFGFEATSTMYLEDDIPHIDMKRAGTAKA, from the coding sequence ATGGTTTCTTGGCAATCACTTACTTTTAACGAACTGACTAATCATCAACTCTTCGACTTACTCAAGCTGCGTGTCGATGTTTTTGTTGTTGAACAAAACTGTGCCTATCCTGAGCTTGATGAAAAAGACCGCCACCCGGAAACACGCCATTTAATGGGGTTTCAAGACAACAACTTAGTGGCGTGTGCACGATTACTTGGCGAAGGCGTAAGTTATCCATCGGTCAGTATCGGCCGAGTGGCTACCAGCGAAACCTTCAGAGGGAAGGGGGCTGGTAAAGCGCTTATGCGTGAAGCTCTTGATCATTGCGAGGCGCTATGGCCGGGCTGTGATATTGAAATTGGCGCGCAAGAATATTTAAAAGGCTTTTATGAAAGCTTTGGGTTTGAAGCCACGTCGACTATGTACTTGGAAGACGATATTCCCCACATCGATATGAAAAGAGCAGGTACGGCAAAAGCCTAG
- the astB gene encoding N-succinylarginine dihydrolase: protein MKQFEVNFDGLVGPTHNYAGLSFGNVASLNNANAVSSPKQAAKQGLAKAKALSDMGMMQGILAPQERPDIATLRRLGFTGSDARVLESAAKQSREIFLACCSASSMWTANAATVSPSADTADGRVHFTPANLTNKFHRSLEPKVTGNILRGTFSDDKYFAHHNHLPDNEHFGDEGAANHTRLCTNYGQPGVELFVYGRHAFDTTKPAPKKYPARQTLEACQAVARLHGLADNRVVYMQQNPDVIDQGVFHNDVIAVGNQNVLFFHEQAFYQKEAGLSELQTKFENEPLHFIEVPTAEVSVQDAVKTYLFNTQIITLPSGDMTIIAPTECEENEAVKRYLDKLVTLGTPIKSVNYFDVKQSMRNGGGPACLRLRVAMNDQELAAVNQNTLINETQFARLNAWVDKHYRDELSEDDLRDPQLLIESRSALDELTQLLNIGSVYPFQQN from the coding sequence ATGAAGCAGTTTGAAGTAAATTTTGATGGTTTAGTTGGCCCTACGCACAACTACGCAGGTTTGTCATTCGGCAATGTCGCTTCACTTAATAACGCCAACGCTGTAAGTAGCCCGAAGCAAGCGGCTAAGCAAGGCTTAGCGAAAGCAAAAGCATTATCTGACATGGGTATGATGCAAGGAATACTTGCTCCGCAGGAGCGCCCCGACATAGCAACACTTAGACGACTCGGCTTTACAGGTTCGGACGCAAGAGTATTAGAAAGCGCTGCAAAGCAATCTCGCGAGATATTCTTAGCATGTTGCTCTGCCAGTAGCATGTGGACCGCAAATGCCGCCACCGTCTCTCCTAGCGCTGATACAGCCGATGGGCGTGTGCACTTTACCCCAGCAAACCTAACCAACAAGTTTCATCGCTCTCTTGAGCCGAAAGTAACGGGAAATATTCTTCGTGGCACCTTTTCCGACGATAAATATTTCGCACACCATAATCATCTGCCTGACAACGAGCATTTTGGAGACGAGGGTGCCGCTAACCACACGCGCCTTTGCACAAACTACGGCCAACCTGGCGTAGAGTTATTTGTTTACGGTCGACACGCTTTCGACACAACAAAACCGGCCCCCAAAAAATACCCTGCTCGCCAAACGCTTGAAGCCTGTCAGGCAGTAGCCCGTTTACACGGACTGGCGGATAACCGCGTGGTTTACATGCAACAAAACCCTGACGTTATTGACCAAGGTGTATTCCACAATGACGTAATAGCCGTAGGCAATCAAAACGTGTTGTTCTTCCATGAGCAAGCGTTTTATCAAAAAGAAGCCGGATTGAGTGAACTACAGACTAAATTTGAAAATGAGCCACTTCATTTCATTGAGGTACCCACTGCTGAAGTATCAGTTCAAGACGCCGTTAAAACCTACTTATTTAACACGCAAATTATAACGCTTCCAAGCGGCGATATGACCATCATTGCGCCAACTGAGTGTGAGGAAAATGAAGCCGTTAAGCGCTATTTAGACAAGCTGGTAACGCTAGGTACGCCCATTAAGTCGGTTAATTATTTTGACGTTAAACAAAGCATGCGCAATGGTGGTGGCCCCGCTTGCCTGCGCTTGCGTGTGGCGATGAACGACCAAGAGCTCGCTGCGGTTAACCAAAATACGTTAATTAACGAAACACAGTTCGCACGCTTAAATGCGTGGGTCGATAAGCACTATCGCGATGAATTAAGTGAAGATGACTTGCGCGATCCGCAGTTGCTTATTGAATCACGCAGCGCGCTTGATGAACTTACGCAACTGCTTAACATTGGCTCGGTGTATCCGTTTCAGCAGAACTAA
- the fdhD gene encoding formate dehydrogenase accessory sulfurtransferase FdhD, producing the protein MTTDAQKVFLNDPEHPLVHRKSALVINDNPATESFTLAEEVALSINYNGINHAVMLVTPNDIEDFILGFSLSNDIIQHSRQLYGITLDYNEDYINADVEIANQAFWNLKKNKRTLAGTSGCGLCGAQALEQVLPKLEPVRAVSLPEPGWFEGLRDLISRTQVLAQRSGAVHGAVYVDLMRNILACREDIGRHNAFDKLIGAITTKKLFQPEGIVVLTSRCSLELVQKAIRAKFSILVTLSAPTALSVKWASRHGVTLVHVPKRDAPRAYTPNR; encoded by the coding sequence GTGACTACCGATGCGCAAAAAGTGTTTTTGAATGACCCCGAACACCCTTTAGTGCACCGAAAGAGCGCGTTGGTAATTAATGATAACCCTGCCACTGAATCGTTTACATTGGCAGAAGAAGTTGCGCTTAGCATCAACTATAACGGCATAAACCATGCTGTCATGCTTGTAACTCCTAATGATATTGAAGATTTTATTTTAGGATTCAGCCTAAGCAACGATATTATTCAGCATTCTAGGCAGCTCTATGGGATTACTCTTGATTATAATGAGGACTATATCAATGCCGACGTAGAAATAGCCAATCAGGCTTTTTGGAATTTAAAAAAAAATAAGCGAACATTGGCGGGTACATCAGGTTGTGGCCTATGTGGCGCTCAAGCACTTGAACAGGTGTTGCCAAAACTGGAGCCCGTGAGAGCAGTGTCCTTGCCTGAGCCTGGTTGGTTTGAGGGCTTAAGAGATCTTATTTCACGAACGCAAGTTTTAGCTCAACGCAGTGGTGCCGTGCACGGAGCAGTTTATGTTGACTTAATGCGTAACATACTTGCGTGTCGAGAAGACATTGGAAGACACAATGCTTTTGATAAGCTTATTGGTGCTATCACCACCAAAAAACTCTTTCAGCCTGAAGGTATTGTTGTGCTTACAAGTCGCTGCAGTTTAGAGTTAGTACAAAAAGCGATAAGAGCTAAGTTTTCCATTTTAGTCACTTTATCTGCGCCCACAGCACTATCGGTTAAGTGGGCGAGTCGTCATGGTGTTACGCTAGTTCATGTGCCGAAGCGTGATGCTCCAAGGGCCTATACGCCAAATAGGTAA
- the topA gene encoding type I DNA topoisomerase — MAKSLVIVESPAKAKTINKYLGKDFIVKSSVGHVRDLPTKALGKVEPKKPAKELKTLSEEERQNYLRRHEYLKLVDRMGVDPEQDWKAHYQVLQGKEKVVNELKKLAKDADTIYLATDLDREGEAIAWHLQELLGKKGKTYQRVVFNEITKNAIQDAFSDPGELNISRVNAQQARRFLDRVVGFMVSPLLWKKIARGLSAGRVQSVAVRLVVEREREIKAFVPEEFWDVHADLSSQQQAALRMLVAKYQGNAFKPKNKSETDKALAELEGADYKVESRESKPTQSRPSAPFITSTLQQAASTRLGFGVKKTMMMAQRLYEAGYITYMRTDSTNLSQEALDSARAYISDNFGDKYLPDSPNRYGSKEGAQEAHEAIRPSNVSISAASLGDMERDAQRLYELIWRQFVACQMTPAKYDATTIKVAAGDYELTAKGRVLKFDGWTRVQPQLRKKGEEELMLPDVQKGDVLDLKALDPKQHFTKPVARFNEASLVKELEKRGIGRPSTYASIISTIQDRGYVRLENKRFYAEKMGEIVNDRLMENFDDLMSYDFTANMEQHLDDIAEGNKDWKDVLNDFYSGFYGKLLNAEKDPEEGGMRLNQAVPAGIECDKCGREMNVRTASTGVFLGCSGYNLPPKERCTNTMNLTPGDEVVKVDDEEELETEALRSKKRCPECGTAMDSYLVDETRKLHVCGNTPTCDGTLVETGTFKIKGYDGPIIECDKCGSDMELKNGRFGKYFGCTNEECKNTRKLLRNGEAAPPKEDPVDLPELPCEKSDAHFMLRDGASGIFLAAHNFPKSRETRAPKVEELARFRDRISPKFYYLADAPKTDPDGNPAIVRYSRKTKQQYVMSENDNGKATGWSAWYDNGKWQEQAAKKPAAKAKKK; from the coding sequence ATGGCAAAATCACTGGTCATAGTCGAGTCACCAGCCAAAGCGAAAACGATAAATAAATATCTTGGTAAAGATTTTATTGTAAAAAGTTCGGTTGGCCACGTGCGAGATCTCCCAACGAAGGCGTTAGGCAAAGTTGAGCCTAAAAAACCGGCAAAAGAACTCAAAACGTTAAGCGAAGAAGAGAGACAAAATTACCTTCGCCGGCACGAGTATCTGAAGCTTGTCGATAGAATGGGTGTCGATCCGGAACAAGACTGGAAAGCGCATTATCAAGTGCTGCAGGGTAAAGAAAAGGTCGTTAACGAACTCAAAAAACTCGCAAAAGATGCTGACACTATCTATCTCGCAACCGATTTGGACCGAGAAGGAGAAGCTATCGCGTGGCACTTACAAGAACTGCTTGGTAAGAAAGGTAAGACTTATCAACGGGTTGTATTTAACGAGATTACCAAAAACGCGATTCAAGATGCATTCTCAGACCCGGGTGAACTGAACATCTCTCGCGTCAATGCACAGCAAGCTCGCCGTTTCCTCGACCGTGTTGTAGGGTTTATGGTTTCTCCACTTCTGTGGAAAAAAATCGCTAGAGGCCTTTCTGCTGGTCGTGTTCAATCGGTTGCAGTAAGGCTTGTTGTAGAGCGTGAGCGAGAAATTAAGGCGTTTGTGCCTGAGGAATTCTGGGACGTACACGCAGATTTAAGCAGTCAGCAACAAGCAGCACTTCGCATGTTGGTAGCGAAGTACCAAGGCAACGCGTTCAAGCCTAAAAATAAATCAGAAACAGATAAAGCACTTGCTGAGCTTGAAGGGGCTGACTATAAGGTAGAAAGTCGAGAATCTAAGCCTACGCAAAGTCGTCCCTCTGCACCATTTATTACCTCAACGCTACAACAAGCGGCAAGTACTCGACTGGGATTTGGTGTTAAGAAAACCATGATGATGGCACAGCGCCTTTATGAGGCGGGCTACATCACCTATATGCGTACTGATTCAACTAATTTAAGCCAAGAGGCGTTGGATAGTGCCCGTGCGTACATTTCAGATAATTTTGGTGACAAGTACCTGCCTGATTCGCCAAATCGCTACGGTAGTAAAGAAGGTGCGCAAGAGGCGCACGAAGCGATCCGCCCTTCAAATGTGAGCATAAGTGCTGCAAGTTTAGGCGACATGGAACGCGATGCACAGCGTCTTTATGAGCTTATTTGGCGCCAGTTTGTGGCCTGTCAAATGACGCCAGCTAAGTACGATGCGACTACCATCAAAGTTGCAGCAGGTGATTACGAGCTAACGGCGAAAGGTCGCGTACTTAAGTTCGACGGTTGGACGCGTGTTCAGCCGCAGCTTCGCAAGAAAGGTGAAGAAGAGCTTATGTTACCTGATGTGCAAAAAGGCGATGTGCTTGATTTGAAAGCGCTTGATCCTAAGCAGCACTTTACTAAGCCCGTAGCGCGTTTCAATGAAGCCTCTTTAGTAAAAGAGTTAGAAAAGCGCGGTATAGGTCGTCCATCGACATACGCCAGTATTATATCTACCATTCAAGATCGCGGTTATGTTCGCTTAGAGAATAAGCGTTTTTATGCCGAGAAGATGGGCGAGATTGTTAACGATCGTCTCATGGAAAACTTCGACGATTTAATGAGTTATGACTTTACCGCCAATATGGAGCAACATCTTGATGATATTGCTGAAGGCAATAAAGACTGGAAAGATGTACTTAATGATTTCTACAGTGGATTCTACGGTAAACTGCTGAACGCAGAAAAAGACCCAGAAGAAGGGGGAATGCGTTTAAACCAGGCGGTACCTGCTGGTATTGAGTGCGATAAATGCGGCCGTGAAATGAATGTGAGAACCGCCTCAACTGGCGTATTCTTGGGCTGCTCAGGCTACAATTTGCCACCTAAAGAGCGCTGCACGAACACCATGAATTTAACTCCAGGTGATGAAGTGGTGAAAGTGGACGATGAAGAAGAGCTGGAAACAGAAGCGCTTCGCTCTAAAAAACGTTGTCCTGAATGTGGCACGGCGATGGACAGCTATTTGGTTGACGAAACCCGTAAACTTCATGTGTGTGGTAACACACCCACATGCGATGGCACTTTAGTTGAAACGGGCACATTTAAGATAAAAGGGTATGACGGCCCTATTATTGAGTGTGACAAATGCGGCAGCGATATGGAGCTGAAAAATGGTCGATTTGGCAAATACTTCGGCTGCACCAACGAAGAATGTAAGAATACGCGTAAGCTACTTAGAAACGGCGAAGCTGCGCCGCCAAAAGAAGATCCGGTAGATTTACCTGAGCTGCCGTGTGAAAAATCAGACGCGCACTTTATGTTACGTGACGGCGCGTCGGGTATTTTCTTAGCAGCGCATAACTTTCCTAAGTCGCGAGAGACGCGTGCGCCGAAAGTGGAAGAACTTGCGCGCTTTAGAGACAGAATTTCGCCGAAATTCTACTATCTTGCTGATGCGCCGAAGACAGATCCAGATGGGAATCCTGCAATAGTTCGCTATAGCAGAAAAACTAAACAGCAATACGTAATGTCTGAAAATGACAATGGTAAGGCAACAGGCTGGTCTGCGTGGTACGACAATGGCAAGTGGCAAGAGCAAGCGGCTAAAAAGCCAGCGGCTAAAGCCAAGAAAAAATAA
- a CDS encoding leishmanolysin, protein MKSILRIFFIPLLLPLCFFCGKSQAGLFSIEVNNLGGLTPSQSRLFDDAVAYWQSFLTGVQANSDHTLTIYALGAQIDGKGGVLGQAGPIGRTVYENSLFAYSVTGIMRFDTEDLVNLERQNTLFDVIIHEMAHVIGFGTLWDQTQLFPGSQSVYKAGSGRYTGSYALNTYQEEFNTNASFIPVERDGGPGTEDSHWDEQWLGGSSELMTGYLESRSTYLSNTTIASFADIGYETVITHAVNESPVALLFIFSLMVMKRKYRKRKTAVENNAWLLHAK, encoded by the coding sequence GTGAAAAGCATACTACGCATTTTTTTTATCCCACTTCTATTGCCACTGTGCTTTTTCTGCGGCAAGTCACAGGCAGGGTTGTTTAGCATCGAGGTGAATAACTTAGGGGGGCTTACACCAAGTCAATCGCGTTTATTTGATGACGCGGTAGCTTATTGGCAAAGTTTTCTCACAGGCGTTCAGGCAAATTCAGACCACACGTTGACAATCTATGCGCTAGGGGCACAAATAGATGGTAAGGGAGGAGTATTAGGGCAGGCGGGGCCCATAGGTCGCACGGTTTATGAAAACAGCCTTTTCGCTTATTCAGTCACTGGGATAATGCGCTTTGATACTGAAGACTTGGTAAATCTAGAAAGGCAAAACACCCTGTTTGACGTCATTATTCATGAAATGGCGCATGTAATTGGTTTTGGTACACTGTGGGACCAAACACAACTTTTTCCGGGCAGTCAGTCGGTTTACAAAGCAGGAAGTGGCCGCTATACCGGGAGTTATGCGCTAAACACGTATCAAGAAGAATTTAATACTAATGCTTCGTTCATTCCAGTTGAACGCGATGGTGGCCCGGGCACTGAAGATAGCCACTGGGACGAGCAATGGCTTGGAGGGTCCTCTGAGTTAATGACTGGCTATTTAGAATCAAGGTCGACTTATCTAAGTAACACTACTATCGCATCTTTTGCTGATATTGGTTACGAAACTGTGATCACACATGCCGTAAATGAATCGCCGGTCGCGTTGCTCTTTATTTTCAGTCTAATGGTCATGAAGAGAAAGTATCGAAAGCGCAAAACGGCTGTTGAAAACAATGCGTGGCTGCTTCATGCAAAGTAA
- a CDS encoding FdhF/YdeP family oxidoreductase has translation MSDKRNIKTYDKPAGGWGALKSVTQSWLQSEKPLKNLRAMLKTNQDKGFDCPGCAWGESPESGLVKFCENGAKAVNWESTGRYVDPAFFSNHSVSSLKKHTDYWLESQGRLTHPMRFNAQTDHYEPVSWDDAFALIAKHLNGLPSPHQAEFYTSGRASNEAAYLYQLFVRAFGTNNFPDCSNMCHEASGQGMKPTIGVGKGTVTFNDFEKADTIFVIGQNPGTNHPRMLEPLRDAVRRGAQVVCFNPLKERGLEKFQHPQHPLEMLTNGSTPTNTAYFRPALGGDMAVMRGIAKWLLTWEHEAKANNAPPVFDHDFINAHTNGMDDYLTEVEATSWEHIETQSGLSKDEIRHAATMYKRGERVIMCWAMGITQHKHSVATVQEIVNVQLLRGNVGKPGAGLSPVRGHSNVQGDRTVGINEVPPKALLDALESKFNFAVPRERGHNTIQAIQAMESGESKVFIGLGGNFAQATPDTPRTHAALSQCDLTVHIATKLNRSHLTTGKDALILPCLGRTEIDMQANGQQGVTVEDTFSMVHISYGQLPPSSPELRSEPAIIAGIAKATLGNTPVDWDFLISDYGNIRELIADTIDGFKDFNTKLAQPGGFHLGNAAGERRWLTPSRKAEFAANALPDSLLNADLVAKGEEPDLILQTLRSHDQYNTTIYGMDDRYRNVFGARDVLFVNERDIKKLGFNDGDKVDITSMWNDGKTRQVKQFMLVAYDIPPGQAAAYYPETNPLVPLESYGDGTFTPTSKFIAIKLSKSKPDGRIEVRNS, from the coding sequence ATGAGTGATAAGCGCAATATCAAAACTTACGACAAACCTGCTGGTGGATGGGGCGCTTTAAAAAGCGTAACCCAAAGCTGGCTGCAAAGCGAAAAGCCGCTTAAAAACTTGCGAGCCATGCTTAAAACTAACCAAGACAAAGGGTTTGACTGCCCAGGGTGTGCTTGGGGTGAGTCGCCAGAAAGCGGATTAGTGAAGTTTTGTGAAAATGGTGCTAAAGCGGTGAATTGGGAGTCTACGGGCCGTTATGTTGACCCTGCGTTTTTCTCTAACCATTCAGTAAGTTCGCTCAAGAAGCACACTGACTATTGGTTAGAATCACAAGGTAGACTCACACACCCTATGCGCTTCAATGCTCAGACTGATCACTACGAGCCCGTATCATGGGACGATGCCTTTGCACTTATCGCTAAACATCTAAATGGTTTACCTTCACCTCACCAAGCAGAATTTTATACCTCTGGGCGGGCGAGTAACGAAGCCGCCTATTTATACCAGTTATTCGTACGCGCATTTGGCACCAATAATTTTCCCGACTGTTCGAATATGTGTCACGAAGCGTCAGGCCAAGGGATGAAACCAACCATAGGTGTGGGTAAAGGTACGGTCACGTTTAACGACTTTGAAAAGGCAGATACCATATTTGTTATAGGTCAAAACCCCGGGACTAACCACCCTCGCATGCTAGAGCCGCTGCGCGACGCTGTTAGAAGAGGCGCTCAGGTAGTTTGCTTTAACCCGCTAAAAGAGCGCGGGTTAGAAAAGTTTCAACACCCGCAGCACCCCCTTGAGATGTTAACTAATGGCTCAACCCCAACTAATACCGCTTACTTCAGACCAGCACTTGGCGGAGACATGGCGGTTATGCGCGGCATTGCTAAATGGCTGCTAACCTGGGAACACGAAGCCAAAGCGAACAATGCTCCACCCGTATTCGACCACGACTTTATTAATGCACATACCAACGGCATGGATGACTATTTAACTGAAGTTGAAGCGACGAGCTGGGAGCATATTGAAACGCAGAGCGGCTTATCAAAAGACGAAATACGCCACGCGGCTACCATGTACAAACGTGGAGAACGGGTGATCATGTGTTGGGCAATGGGAATTACACAGCACAAGCACTCTGTCGCTACAGTTCAGGAAATAGTGAACGTTCAGCTACTACGAGGAAACGTGGGTAAGCCAGGTGCAGGGCTTTCTCCTGTTCGGGGCCACAGCAATGTTCAGGGAGATAGAACCGTCGGTATTAACGAGGTACCGCCTAAAGCCTTGCTCGACGCGCTAGAAAGCAAGTTTAACTTCGCCGTTCCACGAGAAAGAGGTCACAATACCATTCAAGCTATTCAGGCTATGGAAAGTGGTGAATCTAAAGTTTTCATCGGCCTAGGCGGTAATTTCGCCCAAGCGACGCCAGATACGCCGCGTACTCATGCTGCGCTGTCACAATGCGACTTAACAGTTCATATCGCCACCAAATTAAATCGTTCTCACCTAACCACAGGTAAAGACGCACTTATTTTACCCTGCTTGGGGCGCACTGAAATCGATATGCAGGCTAACGGCCAGCAGGGTGTAACCGTTGAAGATACGTTTTCTATGGTCCATATTTCTTATGGCCAACTTCCGCCAAGCTCGCCCGAACTTCGCTCTGAACCCGCTATTATTGCTGGTATCGCGAAGGCGACGTTAGGCAACACGCCGGTAGACTGGGACTTCTTAATAAGCGATTACGGCAATATTCGTGAGCTCATTGCCGACACCATAGACGGTTTTAAAGACTTTAACACCAAACTCGCTCAACCGGGTGGTTTTCATTTAGGTAATGCAGCAGGTGAGAGACGCTGGTTAACACCATCGCGCAAAGCCGAGTTTGCTGCTAACGCCCTGCCTGATTCACTGTTAAATGCTGACCTCGTTGCGAAAGGTGAAGAGCCGGACCTCATTTTACAAACATTGCGCTCTCACGATCAGTACAACACAACTATCTATGGTATGGATGACCGCTACAGAAACGTGTTTGGCGCGCGGGACGTTCTTTTTGTTAATGAACGTGATATTAAGAAGCTGGGATTTAATGATGGCGATAAAGTCGATATTACATCAATGTGGAACGACGGCAAAACTCGCCAAGTTAAACAGTTTATGTTGGTAGCTTACGATATACCGCCGGGCCAAGCAGCAGCGTATTACCCCGAAACCAATCCGCTAGTACCGCTTGAAAGCTACGGCGATGGTACATTCACACCAACGTCGAAATTTATTGCGATCAAGCTTTCGAAATCTAAACCAGACGGTCGAATTGAAGTGCGTAACAGTTAG
- a CDS encoding DUF2058 domain-containing protein codes for MASLQDQLLKAGLADKASAKQARADKRKKQKQKNKQKQPIIDEATIAAQKAAEEKKARSRELNQLQQQEKEKRSVAAQVKQLITVNKQPRSGDMLLNFTHDNVVKRMYVSEEIHRQVTKGRLAIVILDDAYELVPTPVADKISQRDESFVIYRADLDKSGTDGKDEAEDDWYADYEIPDDLTW; via the coding sequence ATGGCCTCCTTACAAGACCAACTTCTGAAAGCCGGTTTGGCCGATAAAGCGTCAGCAAAACAAGCACGCGCTGACAAACGTAAAAAACAAAAACAGAAGAATAAACAAAAACAACCAATAATCGATGAAGCGACTATTGCTGCTCAAAAGGCCGCTGAAGAGAAAAAAGCCCGCTCCCGTGAGCTGAATCAGCTTCAACAGCAGGAGAAGGAAAAACGTTCAGTTGCAGCACAGGTTAAGCAACTTATAACGGTAAATAAGCAACCGCGTAGCGGAGACATGCTGTTGAACTTTACTCACGACAACGTGGTGAAGCGAATGTATGTGAGCGAAGAGATTCATAGACAGGTGACCAAAGGCCGCCTTGCCATTGTAATATTAGATGACGCTTACGAACTTGTACCAACGCCCGTTGCAGACAAAATTTCCCAGCGCGATGAGTCCTTTGTCATCTATCGAGCAGACCTTGATAAAAGCGGTACAGACGGCAAAGACGAAGCCGAAGATGATTGGTATGCCGATTATGAGATACCCGATGATCTTACTTGGTAA
- a CDS encoding haloacid dehalogenase type II — MVRSPFSLLSKLCCATAVGLSLVSSPVFAQTDTTEADQSANNMAMSTSELRAPKVIFFDVNETLLDLTAMRSSVGEALGGRDDLLPLWFSTMLHHSLVDSTTGRFHTFGEIGVASLLMVAEIEGIELTKEQAKTAIVTPLRSLPPHPDVRDGLQALKDKGYKLVSLTNSSNQGVYTQFKNAELLSYFDERLSVEDINLYKPDTRTYEWAIEKMGIAAEDAMLVAAHGWDIAGAKQAGWQAAFIARPGKVLYPLAIAPDTVVSGLDELVSQLPDAK, encoded by the coding sequence ATGGTTCGCTCACCGTTCTCATTACTTTCAAAACTATGTTGCGCAACAGCTGTAGGTCTCAGCCTAGTGTCTTCACCTGTCTTCGCTCAGACAGACACTACTGAAGCAGATCAGTCGGCTAACAACATGGCAATGTCTACGAGCGAATTAAGAGCACCAAAAGTTATCTTTTTCGATGTTAATGAGACTTTACTTGACCTTACGGCCATGCGGAGCTCGGTAGGCGAAGCCTTGGGTGGTCGAGATGATTTATTGCCGCTGTGGTTTTCTACCATGCTGCATCATTCACTGGTCGATTCAACAACAGGTCGCTTCCATACCTTTGGAGAAATTGGCGTTGCCTCACTGCTTATGGTCGCTGAAATTGAAGGTATCGAATTGACCAAAGAGCAAGCCAAAACGGCAATCGTTACGCCATTGCGAAGCCTTCCGCCCCACCCTGACGTGCGCGATGGCTTGCAGGCACTTAAAGACAAAGGCTATAAACTCGTAAGCCTAACCAACTCGTCTAATCAAGGCGTTTATACCCAATTTAAGAATGCTGAACTTTTATCTTACTTCGACGAGCGACTCAGTGTAGAAGACATCAATCTGTACAAGCCCGATACACGTACTTACGAGTGGGCTATTGAAAAAATGGGGATAGCAGCAGAAGACGCTATGCTAGTGGCGGCACATGGCTGGGATATTGCTGGTGCTAAGCAAGCTGGCTGGCAAGCCGCATTTATTGCACGTCCAGGTAAGGTACTTTATCCGTTAGCAATAGCGCCTGACACGGTAGTAAGTGGGCTAGATGAACTGGTATCTCAATTACCGGATGCAAAATAA